A window of the Ramlibacter pinisoli genome harbors these coding sequences:
- a CDS encoding uracil-DNA glycosylase produces MAQAALPFDAAPQRLLHWDPAAAPLAPGWRPLVDDFFASDSGQRLSAYLRERLAAGAVVYPPRPLRALEETPLAQVHAVILGQDPYHGPGQAEGLAFSVAPGVRPPPSLRNLFKELGCGAGRPFPASGSLLRWARHGVLLLNASLTVEDGSPGSHARKGWEELTDAVLAEVAATASPCAYLLWGAHAQVKAGLIEATAAAHGRAALVLQANHPSPLSASRPPVPFLGCGHFAQARSWLAERGQAGYFDQLD; encoded by the coding sequence GTGGCGCAGGCGGCGCTGCCGTTTGACGCCGCGCCGCAGCGGCTGCTGCACTGGGACCCGGCGGCCGCACCGCTGGCGCCGGGCTGGCGGCCGCTGGTCGACGATTTCTTCGCCAGCGACAGCGGACAACGGCTGAGCGCCTACCTGCGCGAGCGCCTGGCCGCCGGCGCCGTGGTCTACCCGCCGCGGCCGCTGCGGGCGCTGGAGGAGACGCCGCTGGCGCAGGTCCACGCCGTCATCCTCGGGCAGGACCCGTACCACGGGCCGGGGCAGGCCGAGGGCCTGGCGTTCTCGGTGGCGCCGGGCGTGCGGCCCCCGCCCTCGCTGCGCAACCTGTTCAAGGAGCTGGGCTGTGGCGCCGGCCGGCCGTTCCCCGCCAGCGGCTCGCTGCTGCGCTGGGCGCGCCACGGCGTGTTGCTGCTCAACGCCAGCCTCACGGTCGAGGACGGTTCCCCCGGCAGCCATGCCCGCAAGGGCTGGGAAGAGCTGACCGATGCGGTGCTGGCCGAGGTGGCCGCCACCGCCAGTCCCTGCGCCTACCTGCTGTGGGGCGCGCATGCGCAAGTCAAGGCCGGGCTGATCGAGGCCACCGCGGCCGCGCACGGGCGGGCGGCGCTGGTGCTGCAGGCCAACCATCCCTCGCCCCTGTCGGCGTCCCGGCCGCCGGTGCCCTTCCTCGGCTGCGGCCATTTCGCGCAGGCGCGCAGCTGGCTGGCCGAGCGCGGCCAGGCCGGCTACTTCGACCAGCTCGACTAG
- a CDS encoding patatin-like phospholipase family protein: protein MHHLTLALQGGGSHGAFTWGVLDTLLADPRITIEGLSGASAGAVNAVVLASGYATAAARGADPRQGGRDALAQLWQKVAAWDALGSWQRQWARLLWGGMAPGLARGDWLAGALRGTVSPYQSNPLGLNPLRDLLTEAVDFAAVAAGPLRVFVSATHVATGRAVVFTGRHLDADAVLASACLPLLFKAVEIGGEAYWDGGYAANPALTPLIQDCNSADLMLVQLNPLRVAGTPQAASDIVDRINEITFNASLLTQMRTIEFVNGLIARGALGGSACRTVRMHRIDGGEQIRAYPSSTRNSTDAAMIHALFGLGQAAARHWLERHYEALGRHGTVDIRGDYLDDTRVALQSGQPDAAPQCTGFRPWFAQLLSRRRRR from the coding sequence ATGCATCACCTCACCCTGGCCCTGCAAGGCGGCGGCTCCCACGGCGCCTTCACCTGGGGCGTCCTGGACACCCTGCTGGCCGACCCCCGCATCACCATCGAAGGCCTGAGCGGCGCCAGCGCCGGCGCCGTCAACGCGGTCGTGCTGGCCAGCGGCTACGCGACCGCCGCCGCCCGTGGCGCCGATCCACGGCAGGGCGGGCGCGACGCCCTGGCCCAGCTGTGGCAGAAGGTGGCCGCCTGGGACGCGCTCGGCTCCTGGCAGCGCCAATGGGCGCGCCTGCTCTGGGGCGGCATGGCACCGGGCCTGGCGCGCGGCGACTGGCTGGCCGGGGCGCTGCGCGGCACGGTCTCGCCCTACCAGAGCAACCCGCTGGGCCTGAACCCGCTGCGCGACCTGCTCACCGAAGCGGTCGATTTCGCCGCCGTTGCCGCCGGCCCGCTGCGGGTGTTCGTGTCGGCCACCCACGTGGCCACCGGCCGGGCGGTGGTGTTCACCGGCCGCCACCTCGACGCCGACGCGGTGCTGGCCTCGGCCTGCCTTCCGCTGCTGTTCAAGGCAGTCGAGATCGGCGGCGAGGCCTACTGGGACGGCGGCTACGCGGCCAATCCGGCGCTCACGCCCCTGATCCAGGACTGCAACAGTGCCGACCTGATGCTGGTGCAGCTCAATCCGCTGCGGGTGGCCGGCACGCCGCAGGCGGCCAGCGACATCGTGGACCGGATCAACGAGATCACCTTCAACGCCAGCCTGCTGACCCAGATGCGCACCATCGAGTTCGTCAACGGCCTGATCGCCCGCGGCGCGCTCGGCGGCAGCGCCTGCCGCACCGTGCGCATGCACCGCATCGACGGCGGCGAGCAGATCCGGGCCTACCCCAGCTCCACCCGCAACTCGACCGACGCCGCCATGATCCACGCGCTGTTCGGCCTGGGCCAGGCGGCGGCGCGGCACTGGCTGGAGCGGCACTACGAGGCCCTGGGCCGGCACGGCACCGTCGACATCCGCGGCGACTACCTCGACGACACCCGCGTGGCCCTGCAGTCGGGCCAGCCCGATGCGGCCCCGCAATGCACCGGCTTCCGGCCCTGGTTCGCCCAGCTGCTGAGCCGGCGGCGCCGGCGCTAG